The Phalacrocorax carbo chromosome 21, bPhaCar2.1, whole genome shotgun sequence genome has a window encoding:
- the LOC104041594 gene encoding T-cell surface glycoprotein CD3 epsilon chain isoform X2, with amino-acid sequence MRLEQSLPLLGLLLCVVGTAALDEFQVEISGTTVTITCPLSEGDISWKTTGTTPTPKERTYVIKDHDSFPLNVSCSANGVEYDMYLNARVCANCEELDTLAVIGIVTADLLITFGVLILVYYFSKDRKGRASPSAGSRPRGQKMQRPPPVPNPDYEPIRKGQREVYAGLESRGF; translated from the exons ATGAGGTTGGAGCAGTCCTTGCCTCTTCTGGGACTCCTGCTGTGTGTGG TTGGCACTGCAGCTCTGGATG AATTCCAGGTGGAGATTTCCGGAACCACAGTGACAATCACATGTCCCTTGAGTGAAGGTGACATAAGCTGGAAGACAACTGGGACAACCCCAACCCCCAAAGAGAGGACTTATGTTATAAAGGATCACGACAGCTTTCCTCTCAACGTGAGTTGTTCGGCAAATGGTGTGGAGTACGACATGTACCTGAATGCCAGAG TGTGCGCGAACTGTGAGGAGCTGGATACCTTGGCGGTGATAGGGATCGTCACTGCGGATCTTCTCATCACGTTTGGGGTACTGATTCTGGTCTATTACTTCAGCAAAGACAGGAAGGGGAGAGCGAGCCCTAGTGCTGGCAGTCGGCCACGAG GTCAGAAAATGCAGCGTCCTCCCCCTGTTCCAAACCCGGACTATGAG CCCATCCGGAAAGGCCAGCGGGAAGTGTATGCAGGCCTGGAATCCAGGGGCTTCTGA
- the LOC104041594 gene encoding T-cell surface glycoprotein CD3 epsilon chain isoform X1 has protein sequence MRLEQSLPLLGLLLCVVGTAALDALNAEFQVEISGTTVTITCPLSEGDISWKTTGTTPTPKERTYVIKDHDSFPLNVSCSANGVEYDMYLNARVCANCEELDTLAVIGIVTADLLITFGVLILVYYFSKDRKGRASPSAGSRPRGQKMQRPPPVPNPDYEPIRKGQREVYAGLESRGF, from the exons ATGAGGTTGGAGCAGTCCTTGCCTCTTCTGGGACTCCTGCTGTGTGTGG TTGGCACTGCAGCTCTGGATG CTCTCAATGCAGAATTCCAGGTGGAGATTTCCGGAACCACAGTGACAATCACATGTCCCTTGAGTGAAGGTGACATAAGCTGGAAGACAACTGGGACAACCCCAACCCCCAAAGAGAGGACTTATGTTATAAAGGATCACGACAGCTTTCCTCTCAACGTGAGTTGTTCGGCAAATGGTGTGGAGTACGACATGTACCTGAATGCCAGAG TGTGCGCGAACTGTGAGGAGCTGGATACCTTGGCGGTGATAGGGATCGTCACTGCGGATCTTCTCATCACGTTTGGGGTACTGATTCTGGTCTATTACTTCAGCAAAGACAGGAAGGGGAGAGCGAGCCCTAGTGCTGGCAGTCGGCCACGAG GTCAGAAAATGCAGCGTCCTCCCCCTGTTCCAAACCCGGACTATGAG CCCATCCGGAAAGGCCAGCGGGAAGTGTATGCAGGCCTGGAATCCAGGGGCTTCTGA
- the MPZL2 gene encoding myelin protein zero-like protein 2, whose protein sequence is MGGPSWLGAVLFLGVQLRALWPAAAVQVHTSKEVDAVNGTDVRLKCTFSTSSPISQSLSVTWNFQPEDLSSHEPVFYYLKEPYKLSPGRFKGRVTWDGNIERNDASIIIWNLQPTDNGTFTCQVKNPPDVNGKIGEVRLRVVQKVHFSEIHFLAVTIGSACVLMIIVVTVVIIYRHHRKKAQEKRTEVADTEFSREKENLKIREEKEASPLED, encoded by the exons ATGGGCGGCCCCAGCTGGCTGGGTGCTGTGCTTTTCCTTGGGGTACAGCTCCGAG CACTGTGGCCTGCGGCAGCCGTGCAAGTTCACACTTCCAAGGAGGTGGATGCTGTGAACGGCACTGACGTGCGGTTAAAATGCACCTTTTCCACCAGCAGCCCTATTAGCCAGAGCCTGTCGGTGACCTGGAACTTCCAGCCTGAGGACCTGAGCTCTCATGAGCCA GTATTTTATTACCTGAAGGAGCCGTACAAGCTGTCTCCTGGACGGTTTAAAGGGCGAGTCACCTGGGATGGGAATATTGAGCGTAATGATGCTTCCATCATTATCTGGAATTTGCAGCCCACTGACAATGGGACATTCACCTGCCAGGTGAAGAACCCACCAGATGTTAATGGCAAAATTGGTGAAGTGCGGCTTAGAGTTGTGCAGAAAG TGCATTTCTCAGAAATCCACTTCCTGGCGGTGACCATTGGCTCTGCTTGTGTTCTAATGATCATTGTGGTGACAGTTGTGATCATCTATCGACACCATCGGAAGAAAGCACAAGAGAAGAGGACTGAGGTGGCAGACACTGAATT TAGTAGAGAAAAGGAGAACCTCAAGattagagaagaaaaggaagccaGTCCATTAGAAGACTAG